From the Lathyrus oleraceus cultivar Zhongwan6 chromosome 3, CAAS_Psat_ZW6_1.0, whole genome shotgun sequence genome, the window GTACTCCATCATTCATAATTTTAACCACATCTTAAAATCTGAAGATGACCTTCATCTGCGCAAGTCACTGTTCGTAGTTCTCTTCTTTAAAAACTGGTAGATTCCCCTGAAATTGACTCGAGGTTGTGTTCCCGTTTGTCATTACAAATTCTCTTTGAATCTTAATCTGAACTCGTTTTTACTAATTTGTTGAAACAATTAGGATTTCAAGAAAAGtgaatgaagaagaagaagaatagaGAGAAGAGAGAAATTATATTGTGTAAAGGGAAAATTCTATTAACTGTTAATTCTGTTTTGATTTACAACAACATGCTTATTTATAGGCAACTAAGACAAAGTTCAAAACATATAAAATTACACTTTGATCTAATAGTTATTAGTTGTATCCGACTCTGTCGAATACAACTGATTCTACGATTACTTCAACTAGGTTACACAACCTTGTCAAACCGAACTTACTTAATAAAATCATTAGTTATATCTTCAACTAGATTACGTGTGCTTGTGAAACACAACCTACTTAATAAAACCATAAATTACATCTTCCGACAAGATCCATCATTTTTATGAGAAAAAAGATGTTAATCCGTAATTCAATTAAGAAATAAGTTAATTAAGAAGTAAATACCAACCGAAAATTGAACTCAAGGCCCCCTATCAGTACGTGTTTGCATCCTTAAAATAATGTCCCAAGGttattttaaattgaaaaatgaaaagtTGGAAACTGAAACATGGTTGAAACTAAGCTTGTCTAGATAGGAATTTTGACAACCTTGTTGAAATtgactcttttttttttttggtttcCAATGCACAATCAATGAGACACTATTTATTTTGTCTTTCAATGCACAATCAATGAGACACCACTTCGATTCAAGTTTATCAATCTCTTAAGCCTAGCCACTTGTAAGTGTAGCTTCTTTGACCACCAAAGATATACTCCTACTAAGATTTATCAAAATCAAAATCTGAAAACATTTGTAAAATATATGGACTATACTTGCTTAAAATTTTTAAGGTGGAATCCATTTTGATGAACCAGTCTTAAACTGAATTAGCTAATTTTTGTTTCTAAGAAAATGTTAAAACCAAAAACATACTAATTTATGTTTCTAAGAAAATGTTAAAACCAAAAACATAATAATATTATTAAAACAACAACATTGTCACAGGACTTTCTTTGTCTAAGATTCAAGTAGGCCTAAAAAAGCCTCCATTAGAGATACTACCATAATCCATTTGTACAAAAAATACACCATCATTATCagaccaaaacagaacatgaatACCAAGATGTTGCATGATGACCAACTGAGTGGAATTTCAAAAGGAGTAATAACTATGCTTGCAACCTACATACTCTTCAACAACTTCGCCAACCAAATTATGAAGTATGTCTCCGTCTAAATCAACACCGGCCTCAAATGCTTCAATATCAAAGTCATTCCATTTCCCGAGAGAATGACTCATCTCCCATTCGATTATTTCATCGGGTACCATCCCAACCATACGCGTACACTTATTCGCCTCTCTCGTGACCTCTTGAGCCAACGTCTCGGCTTTAATGCATAACGGCAGCTTCGTCCATGCATTGAATCCCGAGTGAAAATATTGGCAACAATTTGATTCTAGATATTCCATAACACAATCCAAGATAAATCCATTGAGCATCTTCCTTGGTTTCAAATCCTCACAGCCAACAAAACCATTAAAATCAGTCAACATCGCGTCCAATTCGTTACGAAGAAACCGATAAATTAGAAGCTGTGCCGGCACTTCTTCCTCGCTATGCTCATTTGCAATCCGAAGCACCAATTCAGAATTCAAGAGAACTCTCTTCATATTATTGAGCTTGCTTCTTGTGAATTGTGTCCCGAACGAATATAAACATTGCAATACCGTAGGAATTTGGTTGACAATATCAACTAGTATCTTGCTTATACTTCCTTTATTAAAAGACGCTGCAGAATCCAAAAGTTCATCATCGTGTTCCATTTGTTCCGTCTGGCTATACGAGAAATTCACGGAATCGGGGTGAAAACCACGTCCTGTAATCAATCAAAAATCAGAAAGAGGTTAAATAAATTGAAAATTGTGAATCGCTTTTACATTGATTTAAGTTTATCAAGTTCAAATTTACCTGAGCTTTCGTCGAGACTACTAGAAGAAAATGAAGCTTCTAAAACAGATCCAGGACTGAGATGATTATCATTGCAAGAGGTTCCTAACAATCTTTCTTGTTTGGTTCCACACTGTGATAAGAAAAGAAACCAAAGTGACATCAGGTATAAATAATAGGCCTCTTCCTATTCATTCCAAGCGCTGAAAATAAAATCTCTTAATTACTTAATAATTATCTCACTTTTTCCATGCAGTGTAGATTCATTTAACAGAAGAATAGAATTAGCCAAATTACACTTCTTGTACACTGTACAACATTCAGAATTTACTATCTTAATATACACTGTCTGTTCCATTATCCACAATGAGTGACTATGTAACAAACATTTGTCACATAATGAAATGAATGACCATTTCAATTATCAATGCAATATTTCATTTTTTCAATGCAATATTAATTACTATATCTATAGAGCACTCTATTTTCAATAGAGTAAAAAAGTTGGTGGTAGTAATTGTGAATTCATCATTACTAATGGTAATTTTTCTCGCTTTCATTTACCCATTTTTTTAATCAATGTGAAATGGCCAAATTGGTCAATCGTTGTGGGACGGAAAGAGTATACTCCAAGCAAACAATTTATCAAAAAAATTGCATCTTTCTGTTTGTCTATGTCGTTAACCTCGTGTGATATTGATGTCTAATCAGTTGAACATTTCATTGAAAACTGGGTAAAACAACAAGATGAAGGCAATTAACAAATAAGTTAGGGGATAACAAGATGTCACACAATATTTTGTTGCAAATATGAACAGACTCGAGCACTGCACTGCAAGTTTTTAACGAAAATGAGTAACTGGTAGCTGAtaagttaacaaaagaaaaatgGCCAGAGAATATTATAAGCATGCAAAGACGGTATTGATGAAGAAGACTTACAGGGAAACTAACATCTTCATTATGCATATGACCGTCATGATGGTTCAAATGTTCTGAACTTAGAGCAGATATCAGCTCTTGAAGAATCGCAGCACTTGATTTTTGAGTTAGACCATTTGTAGCCAACTCGTTTTTTCGAGAGGTTAGTTCCTTCAACTTTTGTTCTAGAAAACCACTTAAATCGTCAACTTTCAACGGTGGAGGTCTTTGGAAGTATTTATTCCTGTCATCATTAATGTTTGTCGCTTCCACCTCTACGGGCATTCCCGTCTTTTGCTTCAAATGGGAACTAAACGTGAATGAAACTGCATCATTGTTCCTATTGTGGCTCACCTTAACCGGTTCCTCTTTACCGCGTCCTTTATTTTTTACATTGGGACTGTTCGACGAGGACGAGTCAAAGTCCCTCCTTTTTCCACCAATTGCATCACGGCGAAGATTTCTTTGTTTCAAACCAGCTGAACTAGCAGGAGTCGTGCCTTCGAGTTGTGTGACATTCAGGGTCCTTCTTTTCCTCTCCAATGTCCTTACATGAGACGAGGACTCGTGTTGTTGTCTATAACAAGGTTTTTTCTCTAAGTCAAATTTGGAACTATCAACTTTAGTAGGCGACCTCATCCTCGTTCGACCACTTACACTTCTATTCAAAGCAACAAAGTCTTTAGTCCCACTTGTAGTGCTCGCATACGATGATACTCTTTTTACTTGCGTACTACTCGATGTGGATCCAGTTGAAGAGCCCTCGCTACTTAATTTTGATTCTTGTGTTTTATGTTTATAGGCAAAAGAAGATGCATCATCCTCTTGAGCCCTTACTGGTTGGCATGATGAACTACATTTAGCCGGACCTTCGCGGGGCATTGGAATTCTTATGGTAGTCGGTTCACTCCATGAGCGCTGTGCATAATTCTTCCCCTCTTCATCAGAAACAGAAGATGAGAACTTTCCCTGACTTCTCGGAAGAACGATATCTCTTCCTTGTCCTTGAGAGGGAGTGAAAGACTTTGCCTTCTTAACCGACGACACCATAGAGGTAGCGTTGATTTCCACGTCAGAAACAGTCGGCGGAGGAACATCTGGTGATCCCCTAACTTCCACAGTGCAATCAATTACATCAAGCAAATTGCCACAATTTTTGCAAGAAGACTGCCCTGTTAAAGGTTTGGCCGTGCTGGAGCCATAACAAGATTGATTTTGCATAACCGGTGACTTATTTCCCACACCATCCGTTCCAATGCCGGTCTTAAGAGGACATGTGGACGCATGATACATAATAGAGCCTTTAGCTCTACTCGCGTGCAGTCCAGGTTCCAAAATCTTAGCAGCCGCTCCCATTAATCTTGAGCCTCGAGAAGCACCTTTTCCGGAATTAACCCTAGGACTTTTCAAAGGAGAAGCAAGCTTCGGGTGATGATGATTATGATGTTGGTTATACTTTTTCGCTCGCGACAAAACACTCTTAATATGAAGAGCCTCCGCTCCAAACCTAGTCACTGCATTTCTCTCACACACTCCAGTTTTCTGAAGCTTCTGAGGTCTCGAATCATGCTTCACAACTCTCATTTCCAAATCCTTACCTTGCCTATCCAACTCACAATGATGACTCAAACACTCTTTCTCATCGCCGCAACTATAATCAGGACACAAAGCTTTCTTCGATTTATCTCGCTGAGCAGCCGGAATAGAATCTAGACCCATTAACCTAGCTACCAAACTCGGAACCCTCATTTCACTCTTTTGATCCACATCTACACCATGACTCCCACCTTTTGGGAAACCTCCACTATTCTCATTTGCAATCTACAATTGAAACACAACAACAATAGCCAACAAAACGATTAACCTCTAAACATCAACAAACACCAAATGATTAATCTCTTCAAGGCATAAGCTTACCAAGTGAAGTTTGGAATTTGGCATTTTTTCATCTCCTCTAAACTTTTTCGCCCGAGCTAATATACACACAGCAACAAAGATCAAAACAAAAACATCAGTTTCAACAAAAACAATGCCTATACTATGATTTTTCATGCTAAATCAAATTACTAGAAACTAACTAACCAGGAGTAAGAAGCTTCTTGGAGAAGAGCTTTTTCTTGACAAGTTTCTTCTTCCAATCAATAAGCTGAAAGAAAATTCCAACACAACCACCAGGTTTTTGAACCTTATCTGTAATAGCCAAATTCTTCACCGAAGAATCACTCATTTTTGCAACGCTTTCCAACACAAAAAACCAAAAAGACAAAAACAACTTCCTCAAAAATGAACTTCTCTGAACATTGTTTAACAGCCAAAAAACCTTCCACCTCGTTACCAAATAAAACAATTTTTGAAAACCATTTACTTCCTAAAAACTCTGCAATTCACATTCTCTTACCAAGAACCTAAAAAAACCATATTTTTCATCCAGAAAAAGCACTCATTGAGACACAAAAGAATCCCAAAAACTCTTTCTTTAAGGAAACAAGGTACAATAATGTAATCAAAAACAAACCCTGATAAAACCCCTGTGCTACACACGACAGCACTGAAGCAGAAAGCAACCTTTGATAGTGCAAAACGAAGAGTGACCCCACAAGAAAGCCATAACCACAAACAAATCAAATGGAAACAATCGTCCACTTGAAAGAGTACAGAAAAAATGCTCCCACTAATAATAGTACAgactttcttcttcttcttcctgTTTTTGTGCTGTGGCGCGTGCAGATATGAGAGAGTGACAGAGAGATGAGTAGGATAAGATGAAAGAGACAAAAAGGACACAACCTTCGCTCATCTATGTATTGGTCAACACAAAAAATATTAAACTAAATACATTCTCCGAgctcatatatatatatatatatatatatatatatatatatatatatatatatatatatatatatatatatatatatatatatatatatatatatatatataaaacaatCAAAACATAATAGTTTAACTTTTGATTTTCTTGAAATAATCTGCTCAGaagaaaaaaaagtaaaaaacaaaTCTAAATGATTGTTAGTTATACAAAAGATGAGAAAAAAGGTAAATTAAatgcatttaaaatattttttttatattttgagACATAAAAATGTATTTCTTTTTCTCTTATAATTTGCGACGGAGAGTATATAACcgaaaaaaatattattttatttaaaagaTGAAAAgtttgatatttgaatttttttaaataatcaactttttcaattaattttctaaaataatcaatatttcaaattaaatactaaaataatcAACTTTCAAACAAACAAAAATCATGTGGCAAGAGGAGTAGTCATGCTTGATGGCGCATGCATTCAAACATCGTACATAGGCGCCACCAAACATGTCGCATACTTAAACA encodes:
- the LOC127126855 gene encoding uncharacterized protein LOC127126855, producing the protein MSDSSVKNLAITDKVQKPGGCVGIFFQLIDWKKKLVKKKLFSKKLLTPARAKKFRGDEKMPNSKLHLIANENSGGFPKGGSHGVDVDQKSEMRVPSLVARLMGLDSIPAAQRDKSKKALCPDYSCGDEKECLSHHCELDRQGKDLEMRVVKHDSRPQKLQKTGVCERNAVTRFGAEALHIKSVLSRAKKYNQHHNHHHPKLASPLKSPRVNSGKGASRGSRLMGAAAKILEPGLHASRAKGSIMYHASTCPLKTGIGTDGVGNKSPVMQNQSCYGSSTAKPLTGQSSCKNCGNLLDVIDCTVEVRGSPDVPPPTVSDVEINATSMVSSVKKAKSFTPSQGQGRDIVLPRSQGKFSSSVSDEEGKNYAQRSWSEPTTIRIPMPREGPAKCSSSCQPVRAQEDDASSFAYKHKTQESKLSSEGSSTGSTSSSTQVKRVSSYASTTSGTKDFVALNRSVSGRTRMRSPTKVDSSKFDLEKKPCYRQQHESSSHVRTLERKRRTLNVTQLEGTTPASSAGLKQRNLRRDAIGGKRRDFDSSSSNSPNVKNKGRGKEEPVKVSHNRNNDAVSFTFSSHLKQKTGMPVEVEATNINDDRNKYFQRPPPLKVDDLSGFLEQKLKELTSRKNELATNGLTQKSSAAILQELISALSSEHLNHHDGHMHNEDVSFPCGTKQERLLGTSCNDNHLSPGSVLEASFSSSSLDESSGRGFHPDSVNFSYSQTEQMEHDDELLDSAASFNKGSISKILVDIVNQIPTVLQCLYSFGTQFTRSKLNNMKRVLLNSELVLRIANEHSEEEVPAQLLIYRFLRNELDAMLTDFNGFVGCEDLKPRKMLNGFILDCVMEYLESNCCQYFHSGFNAWTKLPLCIKAETLAQEVTREANKCTRMVGMVPDEIIEWEMSHSLGKWNDFDIEAFEAGVDLDGDILHNLVGEVVEEYVGCKHSYYSF